From a region of the Hemitrygon akajei chromosome 16, sHemAka1.3, whole genome shotgun sequence genome:
- the LOC140740090 gene encoding calreticulin-like: protein MKTRLLLCLLLAVAAADPKVYFQEEFSDGDAWMQRWVESKHKSDYGKFKLTAGKFFGDAEKDKGLQTSEDARFYALSARFDPFSNEGKTLVIQFTVKHEQTIDCGGGYMKIFPSDLDQSDMHGDSNYNIMFGPDICGPGTKKVHVIFNYKGKNHLISKDIRCKDDEFTHLYTLIIRPDNTYEVKIDNQKAESGSLEEDWDFLPPKKIKDPEAKKPEDWDERAKIDDPEDVKPEDWDKPEHIPDPDAKKPEDWDDEMDGEWEPPMIQNPDYKGEWKPAQIDNPDYKGKWIHPEIDNPEYTPDSNLYSYKDIGVIGLDLWQVKSGTIFDNFLITDDEKHAEKVGKETWGATKDPEKKMKEQQDEEERKKREEEEKKEKEDDEGDDEDDDEEDEDKEEKEEDEEEEETEATPKDEL, encoded by the exons ATGAAGACCAGGTTGTTGTTGTGTTTGCTGCTGGCCGTGGCCGCCGCGGACCCCAAGGTTTATTTTCAGGAGGAGTTTTCTGACGGAG ATGCCTGGATGCAGAGATGGGTTGAATCAAAGCACAAATCTGATTATGGAAAGTTCAAGCTGACTGCTGGCAAGTTCTTTGGTGATGCAGAGAAAGATAAAG GACTTCAGACGAGTGAAGATGCCAGATTCTATGCACTGTCTGCAAGATTTGACCCCTTCAGCAATGAAGGGAAGACCCTTGTTATCCAATTTACAGTTAAGCATGAGCAGACCATTGACTGCGGAGGTGGCTACATGAAGATCTTCCCATCAGATCTAGACCAATCTGATATGCATGGCGACTCGAACTACAATATTATGTTTG GCCCTGATATCTGTGGTCCAGGAACCAAGAAAGTCCATGTCATTTTCAATTATAAAGGAAAGAACCATTTGATATCAAAGGATATTCGCTGCAAG GATGATGAATTTACACATCTCTATACCCTCATCATTCGCCCTGACAATACTTATGAAGTGAAAATTGACAACCAGAAAGCTGAATCGGGTAGCTTGGAAGAAGATTGGGATTTTCTCCCACCAAAGAAGATTAAAGATCCAGAGGCcaagaaaccagaggactgggatgAGCGTGCTAAGATTGATGATCCTGAAGATGTAAAACCTGAG GACTGGGATAAACCAGAGCATATTCCTGACCCTGATGCCAAGAAACCTGAGGATTGGGATGATGAGATGGATGGGGAATGGGAGCCCCCTATGATTCAGAACCCTGATTACAAG GGTGAATGGAAACCAGCACAGATTGATAATCCAGATTACAAAGGAAAATGGATTCATCCTGAAATTGATAATCCAGAATATACACCAGACTCCAACCTTTACAGCTACAAGGATATTGGTGTGATTGGCCTAGACTTGTGGCAG GTTAAATCTGGAACAATATTTGATAACTTCCTGATCACAGATGATGAAAAGCATGCAGAAAAAGTTGGAAAGGAAACCTGGGGAGCCACCAAA GACCCAGAAAAGAAAATGAAGGAGCAACAGGATGAGGAGGAAAGGAAGAAGCGAGAGGAAGAAGAGAAGAAGGAAAAAGAGGATGATGAGGGtgatgatgaagatgatgatgaggaggatgaagataaagaagaaaaagaggaagatgaagaggaggaggaaacAGAAGCCACTCCTAAAGATGAGTTATAA